One Thermofilum pendens Hrk 5 DNA segment encodes these proteins:
- a CDS encoding GIY-YIG nuclease family protein yields the protein MMPADNVAPSGKGIYILLIVLKSDAKLSSISGKEVTLRAGIYLYLGSAKGPGGLRARVSRHLRREKRVHWHIDRLLAAPGASVAYVVYGETHLPECVLTRPLEELGCRHPLPGFGSSDCKHGCTSHLLECGGGEKDCLEKAVEAFRRNGVTPGVLHVS from the coding sequence ATGATGCCAGCAGATAACGTTGCGCCGAGCGGGAAAGGAATTTACATATTGTTGATAGTGCTGAAGAGTGACGCTAAATTATCTTCAATTAGCGGCAAGGAAGTCACTCTGCGTGCGGGTATCTACCTCTATCTAGGCTCTGCCAAGGGGCCGGGCGGGCTTAGGGCGCGAGTTTCCAGGCATCTAAGGCGCGAGAAGAGGGTGCACTGGCATATCGACAGGCTCCTAGCCGCGCCAGGGGCAAGCGTAGCCTACGTGGTTTACGGCGAGACGCATCTTCCAGAGTGTGTGCTTACGCGCCCACTGGAAGAGCTAGGGTGCAGGCACCCTCTCCCGGGCTTCGGGTCGTCTGACTGCAAGCATGGATGCACGTCTCACTTGCTCGAATGCGGCGGGGGCGAGAAAGATTGCCTCGAAAAAGCGGTTGAAGCCTTCAGAAGAAACGGGGTAACCCCCGGCGTGCTTCACGTGAGCTAG
- a CDS encoding nicotinate phosphoribosyltransferase: protein MAQRSEAWEKRFIYATFDEIKAGLTTDIYFVRTRRILEKYGLLDAEVHMEVTASRLPEDYRWGVFAGLREVLKLLEGKRVTVRALPEGTLFKAQDYYGYKIPVLTVEGPYGEFVELETPLLGFLASASGIATKAARVKKAAGDKLVLSFGARRQHPALAPFVEFYAYIGGADAVSAVLGAEALGIKPTGTMPHSLLIIFRAFKGDHSLGWKAFDEVIEKDVARVALADTFFDETEEVVLAAKTLGEKLWGVRLDTPGSRRGNFEDIIREVRWRLDTLGYKHVKIVVSGGIDEYRIPSLARAGADAFGVGAAISTAPPIDFAMDITAVKREGRWVPISKRGKLPGKKQVYRCDKCMVDVVVLEGSEPPVCPKCGAQMEPLLETFIEDGRPTKRVESPQEVRARVLEQLSRLEEI, encoded by the coding sequence GTGGCTCAAAGAAGCGAAGCATGGGAGAAGCGTTTCATCTACGCAACCTTCGATGAAATCAAGGCCGGGCTGACCACGGACATCTACTTCGTCAGGACCCGTAGGATCCTCGAAAAGTACGGGTTGCTCGACGCCGAGGTTCACATGGAGGTTACCGCTAGCCGGTTGCCTGAGGACTACCGGTGGGGCGTCTTCGCGGGTTTGAGAGAGGTATTGAAGCTGTTGGAGGGTAAGAGGGTCACGGTGCGCGCTCTCCCGGAGGGCACGCTCTTCAAGGCGCAGGACTACTACGGCTACAAGATCCCCGTCTTAACTGTGGAAGGACCTTACGGCGAGTTCGTAGAGCTGGAAACCCCGCTGCTCGGCTTCCTGGCGTCTGCCAGCGGCATAGCGACTAAGGCCGCCAGGGTCAAGAAAGCAGCGGGCGATAAGCTCGTGTTATCCTTCGGCGCTAGGCGCCAGCACCCCGCCCTGGCTCCCTTCGTGGAGTTCTACGCATATATAGGCGGCGCCGACGCCGTATCCGCAGTTTTAGGGGCAGAGGCCCTCGGCATAAAGCCTACGGGCACTATGCCCCACAGCCTGCTCATAATCTTCAGGGCCTTCAAGGGAGACCACTCTCTGGGCTGGAAGGCGTTCGACGAGGTAATCGAGAAAGACGTCGCGAGGGTTGCCTTGGCGGACACCTTCTTCGACGAAACGGAGGAGGTAGTTCTCGCGGCGAAAACCCTTGGCGAGAAGCTGTGGGGGGTCAGGCTCGACACACCGGGGAGTAGGAGGGGGAACTTCGAGGACATCATACGCGAGGTGAGGTGGAGGCTGGACACCCTGGGCTACAAGCACGTCAAGATAGTCGTAAGCGGAGGCATCGACGAGTACAGGATTCCGTCCCTCGCGCGCGCCGGGGCGGACGCCTTCGGCGTTGGAGCCGCCATATCCACAGCCCCCCCGATAGACTTCGCCATGGACATAACGGCTGTAAAGCGGGAGGGCAGGTGGGTGCCGATCTCGAAGAGGGGGAAGCTCCCTGGGAAGAAGCAGGTGTACCGCTGCGATAAGTGCATGGTCGACGTAGTCGTACTCGAAGGCTCCGAGCCACCGGTGTGCCCGAAGTGCGGTGCCCAGATGGAGCCACTGCTTGAAACGTTCATTGAAGACGGGCGGCCCACAAAGAGAGTTGAGTCGCCTCAAGAGGTAAGGGCGCGCGTCTTAGAGCAACTAAGCAGGCTAGAGGAAATCTAG
- a CDS encoding helix-turn-helix domain-containing protein — protein sequence MPSKVLTLREALKNPLRRRIVTYLLDNPGASIRQLSRSLGVSIGSLSGHLVILERVGLIREVRNSKRVELFINNEVLLHGITDEAQYSGEADGEVARQPREEGRERALQRREPL from the coding sequence ATGCCTTCGAAGGTGCTGACGCTCAGGGAGGCTCTAAAGAACCCTCTCAGGAGGAGGATCGTCACGTACCTACTGGACAACCCTGGGGCGTCCATTAGGCAGCTGTCCAGAAGCCTCGGAGTCAGCATAGGCTCCCTGAGCGGGCACCTAGTCATACTGGAGAGAGTCGGGCTTATCAGAGAGGTACGTAACTCTAAAAGGGTCGAGCTCTTCATCAACAATGAGGTCCTGCTCCACGGTATCACAGACGAAGCACAGTACTCCGGCGAGGCGGACGGAGAGGTAGCCCGCCAGCCGCGGGAGGAGGGCAGAGAAAGAGCCCTACAGCGCCGCGAGCCTCTGTAG
- a CDS encoding DEAD/DEAH box helicase translates to MSSDDVLEALRNDSGHRVVYVFFESPREPEPGPPVEEVVKEEVLVKALKSRGIARLYRFQAEAIESIRSGNNTLIIAGTGTGKTEAFLVPILERLYREPEETGILVYPTKALARDQVERIYSYAGAVFGFRVSVYDGDTPEKEREMLQVYPPRLLVTNPDMLHLSLRRGEGVKPILEKAKFVVLDDAHIYSGVFGSHVHYVLKRMKRFMPADAVFVASSATIGNPREFSQKLFGEECRVVEAGLTRRAPVYHVMVRPAARSRMAEALRLLKILAERRLRTLLFVDSHKVAESLSVLAQREGLKVSVHRAGLLPSHRRSVEEKLRKGELDAVVTTPTLELGIDIGELDAVVLYGVPPTFSKYVQRAGRVGRRGRTGYVVMILGDDPISSYYERNPAEFFNQKPDPVFLDPLNEEVMRVHLVAMAQDAPFRLDSLGGAERRVCEKLLEEGLLRLAPGGFVEPTSRGLRFLASRDNIRGIGEQVKIVTDTGKVIGFREMPQAIKELYPGAIYIHGGTPYISLGIEGRKARVKLLPTSTIPVTTSPLYYTWPFENEVLDERSVFGIRVSYLELEVADHVYGYVTKSFPEGHVISQKILEEELTYRFKTKGLLLEMQPNPQWSELQNAEAFHAVEHALIYAGQLVVGAAPTDMGGISFPSGHIYIYDAFPGGSGVTKQLLERLKEALHKAFDIVSRCTCEDGCPKCIFSPYCGNNNRILSRRKASQVLGEVLSLRIAGRSPERYGKPLV, encoded by the coding sequence GTGTCCTCGGACGACGTACTCGAGGCTTTGAGGAACGACAGCGGCCACAGGGTAGTCTACGTCTTCTTCGAGAGCCCTAGGGAGCCTGAGCCCGGGCCCCCCGTGGAGGAGGTCGTAAAGGAAGAGGTGCTCGTCAAGGCTTTGAAAAGCAGGGGTATAGCGAGGCTCTACAGGTTTCAGGCTGAGGCTATCGAGTCGATAAGGTCCGGGAACAACACGCTCATAATAGCGGGTACCGGTACTGGGAAGACGGAGGCGTTCCTGGTACCAATCCTGGAGAGGCTCTATAGGGAGCCCGAGGAGACCGGCATCCTGGTGTACCCTACGAAGGCGCTCGCAAGGGACCAGGTGGAGAGGATATACTCGTACGCCGGGGCTGTCTTCGGCTTCAGGGTCTCCGTGTACGACGGGGATACCCCTGAGAAGGAGCGCGAGATGCTACAAGTGTACCCGCCCAGGCTACTCGTAACGAACCCGGACATGCTCCACCTGAGCCTGCGCAGAGGGGAAGGCGTGAAGCCTATACTCGAGAAAGCCAAGTTCGTCGTGTTGGACGATGCGCATATATATAGCGGGGTTTTCGGGTCCCACGTTCACTACGTCTTAAAGCGCATGAAGAGGTTCATGCCAGCGGACGCAGTCTTCGTGGCCTCCTCAGCCACCATAGGAAACCCGCGCGAGTTCTCCCAAAAGCTCTTCGGAGAGGAGTGCAGGGTTGTCGAAGCCGGTCTGACCCGGCGTGCCCCCGTGTACCACGTGATGGTAAGGCCCGCGGCGAGGTCACGCATGGCGGAGGCGCTGCGCCTCTTGAAGATCCTCGCTGAGCGGCGTCTGCGGACGTTACTTTTCGTGGACAGCCACAAGGTGGCGGAGAGCCTCAGCGTCCTAGCGCAACGCGAGGGGCTTAAAGTCTCCGTGCACAGGGCGGGGCTTCTCCCGAGCCACAGAAGGAGCGTCGAGGAGAAGCTCAGGAAGGGGGAGCTCGACGCCGTCGTGACGACCCCTACGCTGGAGCTAGGGATAGACATAGGCGAGCTCGACGCCGTCGTGCTGTACGGCGTGCCTCCCACGTTCAGCAAGTACGTGCAGAGAGCCGGCAGGGTGGGGCGGCGGGGCAGGACGGGGTACGTCGTCATGATCCTCGGGGACGACCCGATAAGCTCGTACTATGAGAGAAACCCCGCGGAGTTTTTCAACCAAAAGCCGGACCCGGTGTTCCTCGATCCCCTAAACGAGGAAGTTATGCGCGTACACCTGGTGGCTATGGCTCAGGATGCGCCGTTCAGGCTGGACAGCCTAGGCGGGGCTGAGCGCAGAGTATGCGAGAAGCTACTAGAAGAGGGGTTGCTGAGGCTAGCCCCGGGAGGGTTCGTCGAGCCGACAAGCAGGGGGTTAAGGTTCCTGGCGTCCCGCGACAACATCAGGGGTATAGGGGAGCAGGTGAAGATAGTAACGGATACAGGCAAGGTCATCGGGTTCCGGGAGATGCCCCAGGCGATAAAGGAGCTCTACCCGGGAGCTATCTATATCCATGGGGGAACTCCCTACATCTCCCTGGGCATAGAAGGTAGGAAGGCGAGGGTCAAGCTTCTACCGACGTCCACGATACCCGTGACGACCTCGCCGCTATACTACACCTGGCCGTTCGAGAATGAGGTCCTCGACGAGAGGAGCGTTTTCGGGATACGCGTCTCCTACCTGGAGCTCGAGGTTGCGGATCACGTCTACGGCTACGTCACGAAGAGCTTCCCAGAGGGCCACGTCATTTCGCAGAAGATACTCGAGGAGGAGCTCACCTACAGGTTCAAGACGAAGGGGTTGCTCCTGGAGATGCAGCCTAACCCCCAGTGGAGCGAGCTTCAAAACGCGGAAGCCTTCCACGCAGTAGAACACGCCCTGATCTACGCGGGGCAGCTCGTCGTAGGCGCTGCGCCGACAGACATGGGTGGCATCAGCTTCCCCTCCGGCCACATATACATCTACGACGCCTTCCCGGGAGGGTCGGGCGTAACGAAGCAACTCTTGGAGAGGCTCAAAGAAGCTCTGCACAAGGCGTTCGACATAGTCTCGAGGTGCACCTGCGAGGATGGATGCCCCAAGTGCATTTTCTCTCCTTACTGCGGCAACAACAACAGGATACTCTCGAGGCGGAAAGCCTCCCAGGTTCTCGGCGAGGTACTATCGCTGAGGATCGCGGGCAGAAGCCCCGAGAGGTACGGCAAGCCTCTCGTGTAG
- a CDS encoding RuvB-like helicase has protein sequence MMKSGERIGVHSHIKGLGIRNNEPLPVADGLVGQIEARRAAWLVVQLIKAGKMAGRAILLVGPPGTGKTAIAVAIARELGPETPFMALSGSEIYSAELKKTEVLMQALRKSIGVRIRERRWIYEGVVDKVDYKFDRHPLNPYVQVPVGGTITLRTEKETRSLRVDSNIVYQLLQKGVEEGDVIWIDEETGRVTRVGRAKGAANYDVGVRELVDVPSGPVYKEKEFVYTLTLHQLDEMHARSESLLSLIFGAPEYREIPPDVRAKVDKTVKEWVDSGRAELIPGVLFIDDAHMLDIEAFSFLSRAMESELSPIIILATNRGFTKIRGTDVEAPHGMPLDLLDRLLIIKTKPYTADEIREILKIRAKEEGVTLDEQALEELVRLGTERSLRYAAHLLAPAKILAEQRGKSSVGVEEVREVSTLFISTRESAQYLKEFEEKMLK, from the coding sequence ATGATGAAGAGCGGGGAGAGGATCGGGGTTCACAGCCACATCAAAGGCCTCGGGATAAGGAACAACGAGCCGCTACCAGTGGCAGACGGCCTCGTGGGGCAGATAGAGGCTAGGCGGGCGGCGTGGCTCGTAGTCCAGTTAATCAAGGCTGGCAAGATGGCTGGGAGGGCGATCCTGCTTGTCGGTCCTCCCGGCACCGGGAAAACTGCTATCGCGGTCGCGATCGCTAGGGAGCTCGGCCCGGAGACTCCCTTCATGGCCCTCTCGGGTAGCGAGATTTACTCCGCGGAGCTGAAGAAGACAGAGGTTCTCATGCAGGCGTTGAGAAAGTCCATAGGCGTAAGGATAAGGGAAAGGCGCTGGATCTACGAGGGAGTGGTCGACAAGGTGGACTACAAATTCGACAGGCACCCGCTTAACCCGTACGTACAAGTACCCGTTGGCGGGACGATTACGCTCAGGACGGAGAAGGAGACCAGGAGCCTACGCGTAGACTCGAACATAGTCTACCAGCTTCTCCAGAAGGGCGTTGAGGAGGGCGACGTGATCTGGATAGACGAGGAGACGGGTAGGGTTACGCGCGTGGGTAGGGCTAAGGGCGCGGCGAACTACGACGTGGGGGTGCGGGAGCTCGTCGACGTGCCGTCGGGCCCCGTCTACAAGGAGAAGGAGTTCGTGTACACGCTCACACTACACCAGCTCGACGAGATGCATGCTAGGAGCGAGAGCCTGCTCTCCCTGATTTTCGGTGCCCCGGAGTACAGGGAGATTCCCCCGGACGTCAGGGCTAAGGTGGATAAGACCGTGAAGGAGTGGGTGGACAGCGGGAGGGCTGAGCTCATACCCGGTGTTCTCTTCATCGACGATGCTCACATGCTAGACATAGAGGCTTTCAGCTTCCTCTCAAGAGCCATGGAGAGCGAGCTAAGCCCCATAATTATACTCGCGACGAACCGCGGCTTCACGAAGATCAGGGGGACAGACGTGGAGGCGCCGCACGGAATGCCCCTAGACCTTCTGGATAGGCTCCTGATAATCAAGACGAAGCCGTATACTGCGGATGAGATAAGGGAGATACTCAAGATCAGGGCGAAAGAGGAGGGCGTCACGCTCGACGAGCAGGCGCTGGAAGAGCTCGTTAGGCTGGGAACGGAGAGAAGCCTGCGCTACGCTGCGCATCTCTTAGCGCCCGCAAAGATACTAGCCGAGCAGAGGGGTAAGAGCTCCGTGGGAGTAGAAGAAGTGAGGGAGGTGAGCACGCTGTTCATAAGCACGAGGGAATCGGCGCAGTACCTTAAGGAGTTCGAGGAGAAAATGTTAAAATAG
- a CDS encoding signal peptidase I: MKVQLSRELALDVAAIVGPAVVSSLAMLIPIENFLSKYPFGVQYAWYYPWRGMFVALLLWIFSGATYSEKRYFLKKVFLGSSAAFVTFHYSQLWVVSRYVRVQLMPLFYLVGEHSPFFLDMGLVVLILTLLAFRKEVSTPSSQERRSESRGVVVGGWREIVLYALTIVGLLVFLLSLRFVLSTPVPLAVVSSWSMEPVLHVGDVVVVAGGNSYTLGDIVIYERGGELIVHRIVLSVNGKYVTKGDANPQADNIVLGKDAIYGKVQIVIPYIGALKLIFYKG, from the coding sequence ATGAAAGTGCAACTTTCAAGAGAACTCGCGTTAGACGTGGCGGCGATCGTTGGTCCCGCGGTAGTTTCTTCGCTCGCGATGCTTATACCCATAGAGAACTTTCTCTCGAAGTACCCGTTCGGAGTACAGTACGCATGGTACTACCCCTGGAGGGGGATGTTCGTCGCACTCCTCCTGTGGATATTCTCGGGGGCAACGTACTCGGAAAAGCGTTATTTTCTGAAGAAAGTCTTCCTGGGCAGCTCGGCCGCCTTCGTGACTTTCCACTACTCCCAGCTCTGGGTTGTCAGCAGGTACGTACGAGTACAGCTCATGCCCCTGTTCTACCTCGTTGGCGAGCATAGCCCATTCTTCCTAGACATGGGGCTTGTAGTTCTCATTCTAACACTGCTCGCCTTCCGCAAAGAAGTAAGCACACCGAGCAGCCAGGAGCGCCGGAGTGAGTCTAGAGGCGTAGTGGTTGGGGGTTGGAGGGAAATTGTATTGTATGCTTTGACTATAGTGGGGTTGCTGGTCTTCTTGTTATCGCTTCGATTCGTGCTCTCAACCCCCGTCCCCCTAGCCGTTGTTTCGAGCTGGTCCATGGAGCCCGTGCTACACGTTGGAGACGTCGTGGTAGTCGCCGGGGGGAACAGCTACACACTCGGCGATATCGTGATATACGAGAGAGGAGGAGAGCTCATAGTTCACCGAATAGTTTTATCGGTGAACGGCAAGTACGTAACTAAGGGAGACGCCAACCCCCAGGCTGACAACATCGTGCTAGGTAAAGACGCGATATACGGAAAGGTTCAGATCGTAATACCGTACATCGGAGCATTAAAACTAATATTCTACAAAGGCTAA
- a CDS encoding site-2 protease family protein has translation MEAGSLFALLVAAGLYMLVYLVLRARSGVAGTWLELQGGVVVLKTRRLNRLVEDVGKKYKRLMGLVGDLGVVTGIALGAYGVFFLHDNLFKLLTASPGASPVSPLVPGVTVGLNELAYFLLAVAVTLIPHELSHAFQAAAEGVRIKSMGVFLAFLVPGGFAEIDEDELDSKPLRSKLRVLAAGSFANIATFLLLVALFYLVLFTPLAPRPNGVLVSGVIQGSPAFQRLQPGDVIVAVNGTPTPTLEGFSKVMERSAPGRLIKLTVMRGSVLVNYSLVLAQHPESPGRGFIGVKIDQSYSNEWLYRAFWWMLVVTSSVAIINMLPIVPLDGGKLLSYLLQAVAPGRASKVAVWACSAYMLIVLLASMATSAGVFGLAPLTP, from the coding sequence ATGGAGGCAGGCAGTCTCTTCGCGTTGCTGGTTGCGGCCGGGCTCTACATGCTCGTATATCTGGTGCTCAGGGCGAGGAGCGGTGTTGCGGGCACGTGGCTCGAACTTCAGGGCGGCGTTGTAGTGTTGAAGACTAGGAGGCTTAACAGGCTAGTGGAGGATGTCGGCAAGAAGTATAAGCGGCTAATGGGCCTTGTAGGGGATCTCGGCGTAGTAACGGGGATCGCTCTTGGAGCCTACGGAGTATTCTTCCTGCACGACAACCTCTTCAAGTTGCTTACCGCGAGCCCGGGGGCGAGCCCTGTATCGCCGCTGGTACCTGGGGTCACAGTCGGACTGAACGAGCTTGCCTACTTCCTACTGGCGGTAGCGGTAACGCTAATCCCCCACGAGCTTTCACACGCTTTCCAGGCGGCGGCCGAAGGCGTCAGGATAAAGTCCATGGGTGTATTCCTCGCGTTCCTAGTACCTGGAGGCTTCGCCGAGATAGATGAGGACGAGCTGGACAGCAAGCCCCTCAGGAGTAAGCTGAGAGTGCTCGCCGCCGGGAGCTTCGCCAACATCGCCACGTTCCTTCTACTAGTGGCGCTGTTCTACCTCGTACTCTTCACACCCCTAGCCCCCAGGCCCAACGGTGTCCTGGTGTCGGGGGTTATCCAGGGGTCTCCGGCCTTCCAAAGGCTTCAACCGGGCGACGTAATAGTAGCGGTGAACGGGACCCCAACGCCTACTCTGGAAGGCTTCTCAAAGGTCATGGAGCGCTCAGCCCCGGGTAGGCTCATAAAACTCACGGTGATGAGGGGCAGCGTGCTCGTGAATTACTCCTTGGTGCTAGCCCAGCACCCGGAGAGCCCGGGGAGGGGGTTCATAGGCGTGAAGATCGACCAGAGCTACTCCAACGAATGGCTCTACAGGGCTTTTTGGTGGATGTTGGTGGTGACGTCGAGTGTCGCCATCATAAACATGTTGCCGATAGTCCCGCTGGACGGAGGAAAACTCCTCAGCTACTTGCTCCAGGCAGTCGCGCCTGGGCGTGCATCCAAGGTGGCTGTGTGGGCCTGTAGCGCTTATATGCTCATAGTACTTTTGGCAAGCATGGCGACATCGGCCGGCGTCTTCGGGCTCGCGCCACTAACCCCCTAA
- a CDS encoding Holliday junction DNA helicase produces MSREVVSRRQKAFNVERRLVKMLSSNRENYVFRVPVSGVGENFPDVFLVNNVEDRVVAFEVKTTVNSKVKVKAHQVSKLFRFLEAFKKYKTREAVIAVWFSSEGKWVFRRVDGLFASDIVITSEDESDWKP; encoded by the coding sequence ATGTCTAGAGAAGTAGTTAGCAGAAGACAGAAAGCATTCAACGTGGAGAGAAGACTCGTTAAGATGCTGTCGTCGAACAGGGAAAACTACGTCTTCAGGGTGCCCGTGAGCGGGGTAGGCGAGAACTTCCCCGACGTGTTCCTGGTAAACAACGTGGAGGATCGAGTCGTCGCCTTCGAGGTAAAGACTACGGTGAATTCCAAGGTGAAGGTTAAGGCGCACCAGGTCTCCAAGCTGTTCCGGTTCCTGGAGGCGTTCAAAAAGTACAAGACGAGGGAGGCTGTGATAGCAGTATGGTTTTCCTCTGAGGGGAAGTGGGTATTCAGGAGGGTCGACGGGCTTTTCGCCTCGGACATCGTGATAACGAGCGAAGACGAGAGCGACTGGAAGCCCTAG
- a CDS encoding DUF354 domain-containing protein: protein MRVWVEALTPKQVLLFSYLQHELPGYEFFLTTRDYDLNRELAGKLWKEYYVVGRHGGRTPRGKVAESLRRQASLLRLVESKNPDAHVTFVSPDSARVAYGVGIPVVACNDTPHSTIVSRLVIPLAEVLVVPQPVAAYFEDYARLTRISPFRGVFEVAWVARTQPDERVPRSLGLEPLNYVIVRTGEEKAFYYKEPRAALEVPLRMTRYILRKTDMKVLLYPRYPEQKTALAKGLSGYEGRLVFLERAEVLVHLEFFARLVITGGGTIATESALLGTPAITTFPGRVEVHEYLRANGFPVYSGVTLENLPRILRADQSIEGKMKVKAKASKLFQDPVRHIAKELQSILTEKMKT from the coding sequence GTGCGCGTGTGGGTCGAAGCGCTGACCCCTAAACAGGTGCTTCTCTTCTCGTACCTCCAGCACGAGCTTCCAGGCTACGAGTTCTTCCTCACAACCAGGGACTACGACCTGAACAGAGAGCTCGCGGGAAAGCTGTGGAAAGAGTACTACGTAGTTGGTAGGCACGGGGGGCGGACCCCTCGGGGGAAGGTTGCCGAGAGCCTTCGGAGGCAGGCCTCGCTACTACGACTGGTGGAGTCGAAGAACCCTGATGCCCACGTAACCTTCGTGTCTCCTGATAGCGCTCGAGTAGCCTACGGAGTAGGCATACCCGTTGTAGCTTGCAACGACACACCCCACTCGACCATAGTGTCCAGGCTGGTAATACCGCTAGCAGAGGTGCTTGTGGTTCCCCAGCCTGTCGCCGCGTACTTCGAGGACTACGCGAGGTTAACGCGTATAAGCCCCTTCAGAGGAGTATTCGAGGTAGCCTGGGTCGCTAGAACCCAGCCGGACGAGAGGGTTCCCCGGTCCCTGGGCCTCGAACCGCTCAACTACGTGATCGTGAGAACAGGAGAGGAAAAGGCTTTCTACTACAAGGAGCCGCGCGCCGCGCTCGAAGTGCCTCTCAGAATGACTAGGTACATTCTGCGGAAAACGGACATGAAGGTCTTGCTATACCCGCGCTACCCCGAGCAGAAGACGGCTTTAGCTAAGGGGCTGAGCGGGTACGAAGGTAGGCTAGTCTTCCTAGAGCGAGCCGAGGTACTCGTACACCTCGAGTTCTTTGCCCGCCTCGTTATCACGGGCGGAGGGACCATCGCGACGGAGTCTGCGCTACTCGGTACACCGGCTATAACAACGTTTCCTGGCAGAGTAGAGGTACACGAGTACCTGCGGGCGAACGGCTTCCCAGTGTACAGCGGTGTAACACTGGAAAACTTGCCCCGCATTTTAAGAGCTGATCAAAGCATAGAAGGCAAGATGAAGGTAAAGGCAAAAGCAAGCAAACTTTTCCAAGACCCCGTACGGCACATTGCTAAAGAGCTTCAATCAATACTTACCGAGAAGATGAAGACTTAG
- a CDS encoding Lrp/AsnC family transcriptional regulator: MSSQNKITVFLLVNVGVGREDDVLKAIRSMEFVEEAYIVYGEYDIVAKISLPALELLDKVVTNIRKLGGVTRTSTLITSSR; encoded by the coding sequence ATGAGCTCTCAAAACAAGATAACGGTGTTCTTGCTCGTCAACGTAGGTGTTGGGAGGGAAGACGACGTTCTAAAGGCTATAAGGTCGATGGAGTTCGTCGAGGAGGCATACATCGTCTACGGGGAATACGACATCGTAGCTAAAATCTCGCTTCCCGCGCTTGAGCTTCTCGACAAGGTAGTAACGAACATCAGGAAGCTTGGAGGAGTTACGAGAACTTCTACCCTCATAACCTCCTCGCGATAA
- a CDS encoding Cdc6/Cdc18 family protein: MKINFQYGLREEGMILANPSALSSRYVPRRLPHREPQIERLASLFPELPKAPFFRVVQLIGPTGTGKTSTSLFFARSVEQQSENVSTIYVNLKSLRSRDADGFPWIVYTSILSQLGAKPSRSLSAAEVFMKVVGELSRRQKKLHLVIVDEADELTGPRSLQGGQIVYNLTRLPELGVSNVAGVIFIARNDDWARGLAPEEKSSLGALVVRFPPYTLSQLVDILLYRASEALASPEALPEPVAEYIAEITVDMFERDVRKALDVLLYSALIADKEGSDKITRLHVTRALAEIMGRSYLDDDAAKMLGRTERIVLAAALRAAGSSDTIYVSEQRVLEEAQAICERLGIPPLGRREIATALQRLHDLGYIKVSGPLKIFVNLVAGENVEELLLGNTLRKARGSYNR, translated from the coding sequence TTGAAAATAAATTTCCAGTACGGTCTTCGGGAAGAGGGTATGATCCTAGCGAACCCCTCGGCGCTCAGCAGCAGGTACGTCCCGAGGCGGCTTCCGCACAGGGAGCCTCAAATAGAGCGCTTGGCATCGCTTTTCCCGGAGTTACCTAAAGCCCCCTTCTTCAGGGTTGTCCAGTTGATAGGGCCTACGGGTACGGGTAAGACCTCGACGTCCCTGTTCTTCGCGAGGAGCGTGGAGCAGCAGAGCGAAAACGTGTCCACGATCTACGTCAACCTGAAGTCTCTGAGAAGTAGAGATGCCGACGGCTTTCCATGGATAGTCTACACCAGTATTCTCAGCCAGCTGGGTGCTAAGCCTTCGAGGAGCCTCAGCGCGGCGGAAGTCTTCATGAAGGTGGTGGGCGAGCTGTCTAGGAGGCAGAAGAAGCTACACCTGGTAATAGTGGACGAGGCAGACGAGCTAACGGGACCACGAAGCCTCCAGGGAGGCCAGATAGTCTACAACCTGACGAGGCTCCCGGAGCTCGGAGTCAGCAACGTTGCAGGCGTGATCTTTATAGCTAGGAACGACGACTGGGCTCGGGGGCTGGCGCCCGAGGAGAAGTCTTCCCTGGGCGCGCTAGTCGTGCGCTTCCCACCCTACACTCTATCGCAGCTTGTCGACATCCTTCTCTACAGGGCGAGCGAGGCTCTCGCAAGCCCGGAGGCTCTCCCGGAGCCCGTAGCGGAGTACATCGCGGAGATAACGGTCGACATGTTCGAGAGAGATGTGAGGAAGGCTCTAGACGTGCTCCTCTACTCTGCGCTGATAGCCGACAAGGAGGGGAGCGACAAGATTACGCGTCTCCACGTAACGAGGGCCCTAGCAGAGATAATGGGGAGAAGCTACCTCGACGACGATGCAGCGAAGATGCTCGGCAGAACGGAGAGAATAGTCCTCGCAGCTGCGCTTAGAGCGGCCGGTAGTAGCGACACGATCTACGTGAGCGAGCAAAGAGTACTCGAAGAGGCCCAGGCGATCTGCGAGAGGCTGGGAATACCCCCGCTGGGCAGAAGGGAGATCGCAACGGCTTTGCAACGCCTCCACGACCTGGGGTACATAAAGGTCAGCGGTCCCTTGAAGATCTTTGTGAATTTAGTTGCTGGAGAAAACGTCGAAGAACTGCTTCTCGGAAATACCCTTAGGAAGGCTAGAGGAAGCTATAATCGCTGA